The Rhodoflexus caldus genome has a window encoding:
- a CDS encoding AAA family ATPase: protein MQSVREKTQRLLAQLSKGIYEKEEIIRLSLLAAVAGESVFLLGPPGVAKSLIARRLKFAFRDGKSFEYLMNKFSTPDEIFGPVSIKKLKDEDRYERLTDNYLPGANVVFLDEIWKAGPSIQNALLTVLNERIYRNGETDVKVNVKGILAASNELPPVGEGLEALWDRFLLRTVIGEIRQSGNFISMILSTEDVYKDTLTEEEKITAEEFEQWNEAIETVTVPDEVVNVIQVIRLKLEEYDAKNDPPFRIYDRRWKKIVRLLRTSAFLNGRNKVDLMDCFLIAYCLWSHPEQIDVAREIVAETIRKHGYTLVVNLAALRKEINQFEDEVKTETKIPNTVFSEELYLIDRQYFEVLGIENHFEGKYIKSAEFEKLSIDEPVTIGVYDENEKLTYRVKARKGKSEHQVEFTYNSQAIILPLKTHKVEKTTYLYKKPHPLVEKYWDEHAEKLSAFIAAQKERMHRETPAELRHSRENLFVDKRLAELVEANHTETLNALNALELSVEKIRHYYKNL, encoded by the coding sequence ATGCAATCGGTTAGAGAGAAAACCCAACGGCTGCTGGCGCAGCTTTCCAAAGGCATTTACGAAAAAGAAGAAATTATCCGCCTGTCCTTGCTGGCAGCGGTCGCGGGGGAAAGTGTGTTCCTATTAGGCCCTCCGGGCGTAGCCAAAAGCCTGATTGCCCGCAGGCTGAAGTTTGCCTTCCGCGACGGCAAATCTTTTGAGTACCTGATGAATAAGTTCAGCACGCCCGATGAGATTTTCGGCCCCGTATCCATCAAAAAACTCAAAGACGAAGACCGCTACGAACGCCTCACCGATAACTATTTGCCCGGGGCAAACGTGGTCTTTCTGGATGAAATCTGGAAAGCGGGGCCTTCTATCCAAAACGCGCTGCTGACCGTACTCAACGAGCGCATCTACCGCAACGGCGAAACCGACGTAAAAGTCAATGTGAAAGGCATTCTTGCCGCATCCAACGAGTTGCCGCCCGTGGGTGAGGGTTTGGAAGCCCTTTGGGACAGATTCCTGCTGCGCACCGTCATCGGCGAAATTCGCCAAAGCGGCAACTTTATCAGCATGATTCTCAGCACCGAAGACGTGTACAAAGACACGCTTACCGAAGAGGAAAAAATTACCGCCGAGGAGTTTGAGCAATGGAACGAAGCCATAGAAACCGTTACCGTTCCCGATGAAGTCGTAAACGTGATTCAGGTAATCCGCCTGAAATTGGAAGAATATGATGCCAAAAACGACCCGCCGTTCCGCATCTATGACCGCCGATGGAAAAAAATTGTTCGCCTGCTGCGCACGTCGGCATTTCTGAACGGGCGCAACAAAGTGGATTTGATGGACTGTTTCCTGATTGCCTATTGCCTTTGGTCGCATCCCGAACAAATTGACGTAGCGCGGGAAATTGTTGCGGAAACCATTCGCAAGCACGGCTACACGCTGGTGGTCAATCTGGCAGCACTGCGCAAGGAAATCAACCAATTTGAGGACGAGGTAAAAACCGAAACCAAAATCCCCAACACGGTTTTTTCCGAAGAACTCTACTTAATAGACCGCCAATATTTTGAGGTATTGGGCATTGAAAATCACTTTGAGGGCAAGTACATCAAAAGTGCGGAATTTGAAAAACTCAGCATAGACGAGCCTGTAACCATCGGTGTATACGATGAAAACGAGAAACTGACCTACCGCGTCAAAGCCCGCAAAGGTAAGAGCGAACATCAGGTAGAATTTACCTACAATTCGCAGGCGATTATTTTGCCGCTGAAAACGCACAAGGTGGAAAAAACCACCTACTTGTATAAAAAACCACACCCATTGGTAGAAAAATATTGGGACGAACACGCCGAGAAACTAAGCGCGTTCATTGCTGCCCAAAAAGAGCGAATGCACCGCGAAACCCCCGCCGAACTGCGCCACAGCCGCGAAAATTTGTTTGTGGACAAGCGATTAGCCGAATTGGTGGAAGCCAACCACACCGAAACCCTCAACGCACTGAACGCGCTGGAGTTGAGCGTGGAAAAAATCAGGCATTACTACAAGAATTTGTAG